One genomic segment of Procambarus clarkii isolate CNS0578487 chromosome 34, FALCON_Pclarkii_2.0, whole genome shotgun sequence includes these proteins:
- the LOC138370932 gene encoding mucin-5AC-like translates to MYPPTLQHMYPPTLQHMYPPTLQHMYPPTLQHMYPPTLQHMYPPTLQHMYPPTLQHMYPPTLQHMYPPTLQHMYPPTLQHMYPPTLQHMYPPTLQHMYPPTLQHMYPPTLQHMYPPTLQHMYPPTLQHLYPPLSSTCIRPLCNTCIRRSPAHVSAHSATHVSAHSATHVSAHSATHVSAHSATHVSAHSATHVSAHSATHVSAHSATHVSAHSATHVSAHSATHVSAHSATHVSTHSATHVSAHSATHVFAHCNTCIRPLCNTCIRPLCNTCIRPLCNTCIRPLCNTCIRPLCNTCIRPLCNTCIRPLCNTCIHPLCNTCIRPLCNTCIRPLQHMYPPTLQHMYPPTLQHMYSPTLQHMYPPTLQHMYPPSLQHMYPPTLQHMYPPTLQHMYPPTLQHMYVWCQLPPCAPVLHLFI, encoded by the coding sequence ATGTATCCGCCCACTCTGCAACACATGTATCCACCCACTCTGCAACACATGTATCCGCCCACTCTGCAACACATGTATCCACCCACTCTGCAACACATGTATCCGCCCACTCTGCAACACATGTATCCGCCCACTCTGCAACACATGTATCCACCCACTCTGCAACACATGTATCCGCCCACTCTGCAACACATGTATCCACCCACTCTGCAACACATGTATCCGCCCACTCTGCAACACATGTATCCACCCACTCTGCAACACATGTATCCGCCCACTCTGCAACACATGTATCCGCCCACTCTGCAACACATGTATCCGCCCACTCTGCAACACATGTATCCGCCCACTCTGCAACACATGTATCCACCCACTCTGCAACACCTGTATCCGCCGCTCTCCAGCACATGTATCCGCCCACTCTGCAACACCTGTATCCGCCGCTCTCCAGCACATGTATCCGCCCACTCTGCAACACATGTATCCGCCCACTCTGCAACACATGTATCCGCCCACTCTGCAACACATGTATCCGCCCACTCTGCAACACATGTATCCGCCCACTCTGCAACACATGTATCCGCCCACTCTGCAACACATGTATCCGCCCACTCTGCAACACATGTATCCGCCCACTCTGCAACACATGTATCCGCCCACTCTGCAACACATGTATCCGCCCACTCTGCAACACATGTATCCACCCACTCTGCAACACATGTATCCGCCCACTCTGCAACACATGTATTCGCCCACTGCAACACATGTATCCGCCCACTCTGCAACACATGTATCCGCCCACTCTGCAACACATGTATTCGCCCACTCTGCAACACATGTATCCGCCCACTCTGCAACACATGTATCCGCCCACTCTGCAACACATGTATCCGCCCACTCTGCAACACATGTATCCGCCCACTCTGCAACACATGTATCCACCCACTCTGCAACACATGTATCCGCCCACTCTGCAACACATGTATTCGCCCACTGCAACACATGTATCCGCCCACTCTGCAACACATGTATCCGCCCACTCTGCAACACATGTATTCGCCCACTCTGCAACACATGTATCCGCCCACTCTGCAACACATGTATCCGCCCTCTCTGCAACACATGTATCCGCCCACTCTGCAACACATGTATCCGCCCACTCTGCAACACATGTATCCGCCCACTCTGCAACACATGTATGTATGGTGCCAGCTTCCTCCATGTGCTCCCGTCCTACACTTGTTCATTTAA